ACATTACTGACATCCAGCTCATCCAACTGTTGAATATAATCCAGAATACTTCCCAATTGGGTAGTAAATTGTTCCTCTTCTTCTGGAGTCAATTCTAAACGAGCCAGATTAGCTACTTTATGAACTTGTTCTTGGTCAATCATAAATTGTTATTTGTCATTGGTCATTTTTCATTTTTAATTGGTCATTAGTCCTTAGCAAGTGACAAAGAACTAATGACTAATGACTAAAAGAATACGTCAATCTGCGATCGCCCGGTGGTTTTCAGCCAGTTTTGGGCTTCGATGTAGTTATTGGGAGCCATGCGAATAGCTCGAATCCAATAGTCTGCGGCTTGGTCAAAGAGTGCTTCGCCAGCCTCGTTATCTCCAGCTTCTTTTTCCTTTTCGCCTTGGTAGTGATAAATCACAGCGATATTGTTCAAGGCTTGGGGTAGGCGTGGGTTTAACTCAATTGCCTGGTGATACAGTTCTAAAGCTTTGTTGTGGTCGCCGTTGCTGGCATAGATTAGCCCCATATTGTAGAGAATATAA
The Nostoc punctiforme PCC 73102 genome window above contains:
- a CDS encoding photosystem I assembly protein Ycf3, producing MPRTQKNDNFVDKSFTVMADIILKILPTNKKAKEAFVYYRDGMSAQAEGEYAEALEYYEEALTLEEDTNDRGYILYNMGLIYASNGDHNKALELYHQAIELNPRLPQALNNIAVIYHYQGEKEKEAGDNEAGEALFDQAADYWIRAIRMAPNNYIEAQNWLKTTGRSQIDVFF